ATCAAATTTACTtttttatattcgcacgcatcgcgtgcatataagactagtataacATAAGTGGATGACGGATCGGGTGATGGATAAAAACACACGTATATCCGACCCGCATCCATCACCCGTTTTTCATCTATTTAATTTAGGTTTTTCATCCGTTTAATTATAGCGGGTGACCGAATTATTGGATCATTCAATGGATATTTCCATCCCTAACCATATTCGTGTTTGGTATAAagttaattttatatttttcacaAAAATTTCTCAAAACCTATGTTAAAGTAAATATTATTCTGGGTGTAACGTAGAATATATATAATTACATAATACGACAAAGTAATCTAAATAGGTCGTGTTCGAGTTGGTTTCGTGTCATGTCGATTTCATCCAATGGATATAATGTGATCTGATCGGTTCTGATCCGGACTCGGTTAAGTGGTGGAACCAGAATTTTGACATTAATCATGGTagccaagaaaaaaaaaattaatacgaGTAATAAGTTTTTCACAACAAACAACATTATACTATGACAATACTATATGTCATTCAATATTCATTGTAAAGTTTTGGTTAGCATCACCGTTACATGCATCGATCATATGCTAATTGCTAATCGTTAAGCAAATACTAGATGAGAAATTGAAGGTACATGATGTCCTTCCTTACAAAATGGCATGACTCATCCAACACCCATTTCGATCACAAGTATTTCAATTTTCCAAGCTCTAAGTAACCGAAAATATAAAgatgggttttaattttagGAAAAGCCTAAAGATCGAAGAAGCAAAGCAGAAGAAGCCACAATGAGAGCAGAGAACAAAGTAGGGATAAAAACATCCAAAGCAGACCTCTTTAACATATGAGCAGGCAAACATACTCTTTCACCAGGCATGTCTAATGGGATCCTCACATACCCATCACCGCCACACGACTGCGAATAcagcgaggagagagaaaccgcCGACATGAAGGCTAGCTCCGGAGAGAAAGATGCCACCACCACCGTCAAGATCAACATTGTTGTCCATATTCCTGCGTAATACAATGTAGGTCGTAGAATTGTTAAATGGTTGTAAGCTGATGTCAAGGCTAAGACTAGAGACATTAATTGCTTAATGGACACAACTACTTGTAtttttatttgtaatttatattgctctTATGTCTCATTCACATATAAGTGAATATTTATATGTTCTCAAGCATACTACGTTGTCTTTTTATAAGGTGTGAAATTGTGTTACTTGCATGTGTTCCATTTCTATCTACATGCAAGGGCTTTTCCACTTTATCAATACAAACATTTATATACACGCGTATGTATGGTCGTATGTAGTTTTTAGCACAGAGGAAAACCAATATTAAGACATCGACATTCCTTATCATAGAATGATTATCTTAATTCTTATCCCCTTTTTTAAAAGTATTTCCCTAAGCCCCCTAATCATTATCAATGGTTAAATATCCCTtcttaaaaatcataaattaatgctaatcacgtttttatttttatttattataataatcaaatacGGATTACATTTTGTATAAAGCCGAAAATACTTTTATGAGGAATTGTGTATACTACCttcatataagttcaatatttgTTTATGGTTAGCAAAatagaaattttattttatttttattgaaaaattGAATTAGGTGACTGTATAACGGGTACTTTGTTTTCTTTACGTTGTCTCATGTGTTCCTTTATAAAATAGAGATAATTAGTATGTGGCTCGGGTGATATCCCGGTTGCTACATTCAATAGTTAAaagtttagatttttcttgagctcaatatttgaccaaaatacatgTATTTCATAAAGTGAAAACATCCATGGAGTTCATCAACTACACAAATacactacgtcatttatcattcCAAAAAAAATTTTTATTAGATCATTTTACCATttatataatttgttttctagtgaAACTAATTGCTTCAAATTATTAAACACCAAATTATACATATATGAAATTTATGTCAACAtttttttcatgttttaatgctttaattattattattatcaaagtagtccaaagaaaataaaatatcatatataaatatttagttgtgtttagacttaattatattaacatttatctatactactccctccgtttctttttgttgtatccatttccattttaagcgtttcatattgttgtatccatttggaatctattctatttttggacatacattttatcctaaaatacccttacatttctatctaattaccaaaatacctaaagattctacccatattcccacctaattttccccactcataatatttaattcttttcccttccccatgtacccactctctcacctcctttatcacccatcattttcactcctctctcttaccttatttctttattattttcactcctttatttattataatctcttacacccaatcatttctcttacacccaatcattacacttatacccatacaaaccaatatttcaattttcttaaaaaccacaccagattccaaatggatacatcaaaaagaaatggagggagtatatattaaAAGGTGTTTCTGAAAAAACGTATGTGACACGTGACGTTTTGATTATGAGTATGT
This Spinacia oleracea cultivar Varoflay chromosome 6, BTI_SOV_V1, whole genome shotgun sequence DNA region includes the following protein-coding sequences:
- the LOC110804093 gene encoding uncharacterized protein; its protein translation is MSLVLALTSAYNHLTILRPTLYYAGIWTTMLILTVVVASFSPELAFMSAVSLSSLYSQSCGGDGYVRIPLDMPGERVCLPAHMLKRSALDVFIPTLFSALIVASSALLLRSLGFS